GCGAAGTAATTGAGTTGGAGTCAGAAAAGAATCGTCCACCCATACCAAGTTGCACATCGTGCCGTGTGATTTTTTCGTATGCATCTTCGTTGCGGAGAATTGCATCAATCTTGTCGTAGTAGTCAATCGGCAGAGTGAGTGTGTCAAGCCCGCCATTCAATCCGGTTCGGGTTTGATTGTACATCTCCGATGCAAAAATATTCAGATTCTCCGAAATATTGTACCTGATTTTTACTCGCGCGTTCCATGCTTCGTGATTGCTGTTTCTGAATCGCCCGTAATACGAAGGATGTTGCAAGCCAATCGTTACGTTCAAATCACGCTTCACATCCTGACTGACGAATCCATCGAAATATGTATGCTCGTACGCAGATTCAAAAAATCGAATCCGGCTGATTGGCTTGGCGGCAACATAATTTTTCGTGACAAGATTGATTGCGCCGCCCGTGCTGTTTATTCCGTACAGAAATGCTCGTGTCGCAGGAATAATTTCTACGCGTTCGATGTATTCAGTAGGATAGAGATTCAAATCAAACACGCCGGTCAGCGGCTCGTTCAGAAGAATTCCATCGCTCATGACTGCAATCGAACGGGCATCTACTCCGTTCATTGTCAAGCCATGTAATTGTCCCGGGCTTCCCAAATCCCGGACGTACACTTCAGGAAACATTGAAAGCAAATCGCCTAAATACCTGTAATCAACAAATGGAAAAAGTGAATCAGGTAAAATATTTTCGCCTGATAACTTTCTATCCAGCGAACCCAGCAACGAAATCGGTTGAATGGGAATATATCCTGAATCCTTTGCTGAAGTGGAATCTTGTGGAAGTGCGGGAGTTGGTTGAATTTGTGCACTCAGAAAATTAGTTAAACTAATAAGCAGCAACGCTATACTCAGTGTCTCTGTGAGTTTGTGCTTCAAAAAATTTACCACAGAGACACGGAGACACAAAGCAACAATTAGTTTAATTCTTCTCATTTCGGCTGACAATATAGAGAAAACCTCATACTGATGCAATCAGTTCTCAGGTTGAAAATGTGGTGGAGTGAGAAATACAGGAAATGTTTTTTTCATTTCTTCAACAATTTGCCGTGCGGTTTCCTCTTCCCGAAAGATTCCATACACCGAAGAACCACTCCCTGACATTTGCGCAAATTCCGCTCCCGAATCAATCAACTTCGATTTCAATTCAGCAATGAACGGATGATGTGTAAATACCACTTCCTCAAAATCATTTTGAATCGTCTGAGCCCACGATGTTGGTTCACCTATGTGTTTGAGCAGTATGTTTTTCAGATCTACTTTATTTTTTTTACTATGAACCTGTAACTGTGAATACGCCCATGGTGTAGAGACATGCACATTCGGATAAACCAGAACGATCCAGTACGGGATATCGAGGTTGAAGTATGAGAGTTTCTCACCTCGTCCCGTAGCATACGCAGAGGAATTCTTCAAAAATAATGGAACATCGGAACCGAGATTTGCCGCGGTTGGAAAAAGTTCTTCGACGGGGATATTGCTATTCCACAGTTCATTCACCGCAAGGATTGTTACTGCAGCATCAACACTTCCTCCCCCCAAACCGGCGCCAACAGGAATATTTTTTTCAAGTGTAATTTTCACACCTTTTTTTATTCCGTAACGACGCTTAAAATGTAAGGCGGCTTTTACGCATAAATTCTTCTCATCGAGCGGAACATGGGGATGGGAAGAAACGATAGTCACGGATTTTGCTTCTTCAAACTTCAAAACATCCTTCGCGTTCACACGATGGAACACCGTTTCAAGGTCATGAAATCCATCGGGGCGTTTCCTCAGGATACGAAGTCCGATGTTGATTTTCGCATAGGCATGTTTGATTATCATGGGAACAAAAATACGTTATCAACCTGAGAGAAACAACAACAAAAGCGTGTAAATCTCTTGAATTTTTAGTACATTCTCACACTAAAAAATCATTTAACCTTTGAATATAAATCTCAGGAGTACACAATCTCTATGGCATCCGAACAAAAAAAATCAGCAGGGACTGAGCAAAATGTTGCTCAGCCATTAAGTTCTAAAAATTCACTGACGATTATTGATAACCGAACAGGGAAGCAATACGAAATCCCAATTGAAAACGAAACAATTCGTGCAATGGACTTACGCCAAATCAAAGTCAAAGATGATGACTTCGGAATGATGACGTACGACCCGGCGTTTATGAACACCGCTTCGTGCAAAAGCAACATTACATACATTGACGGAGACAAGGGTATCCTTCGCTATCGCGGTTATCCTATTGAACAACTTGCCGAGAAAAGCAATTATCTCGAAACAGCATATCTCCTCATCAATGGTGAACTTCCAACGAAAACACAGTTTGAGGATTGGACGAACAACATTATGGCGCACACCCTCATCCACGAGAACATCAAAAAGTTTATGGATGGATTTCACTATGATGCACACCCGATGGGAATGTTGGTGAGTACGGTTGGCGCGCTCTCAACATTTTATACCGACGCGAAGAATATCAAAAACGCAGAGACACGACGATTGCAAATTTACCGTCTTGTTGGAAAAATGCCAACTCTCGCGGCGTTCGCATTTCGTCATAGCGTTGGCAGACCGTATGTTTATCCCGACAACGAATTAAGTTACGCAGGAAATTTCCTGAACATGCTGATGAAGATGACGGAAGTCAAATACAAAGTGAATCCGATTCTTGAACGCGCACTCGACGTATTGTTCATTCTTCATGCAGACCATGAACAAAATTGTTCGGCGAATGCAATGCGGAGCGTTGGCAGTTCGCATGTTGACCCGTTCTCGGCAACCGCGGCGGCTGCAGCAGCATTGTATGGTCCGCTTCACGGCGGGGCAAATGCGGAAGTGCTTTACATGTTAGATGAAATCGGTTCGAAAGATAAAGTACCGGAATTCATCAAATCGGTAAAAGATGGTAAAGGAAAACTGATGGGCTTCGGGCATCGCATTTATAAAAACTATGACCCGCGGGCAAAAATAATCAAAAAACTTGCCGATGAAGTATTTGAAGTAACCGGACGAAATCCCAAACTCGACATTGCATTGGAATTGGAAAGAATCGCCTTAGAGGATGATTACTTTGTCAAACGAAAACTGTATCCCAATGTTGATTTTTATTCCGGGCTGATTTATCAGGCGATGGGATTCCCCGTCGAGATGTTCCCTGTGTTGTTTGCCATAGGAAGAACTTCCGGTTGGGTTGCTCAGTGGCAGGAATTGTTGATGGATGCTGAGCAAAAAATCGCACGCCCCCGTCAGGTGTATCTCGGATATGAAATCCGGGATTACGTGATGATGGGAAAACGAGAAGAATAATTTCCATCATACTCAAACATATGTGTTACGGCGCTGGCTTGTGGTACTCCGTCCTACTCCCCTCCCACTTGTTGGCGTCGTAACGTAATTTATTAACTGAAAAGATTTTTGTGAGCGAAACCCTCATCACCGTTCTCTTCCTTATTTTTGTTCTCGCCGTTCTCATCATTGACCTTGGCGTCTTTCAGAGGAAAGCACATTTCCCGAAATTCAAAGAGGCGCTTGCATGGAGCGCAGTCTGGATTTCGTTAGCGTTTCTTTTTAACATTTTCGTTTACTATCGGTTTGGCGAGGAGTTAGCGCTCCAGTTTCTCACCGGTTACATCGTTGAAGAAGCGCTTTCTGTTGACAATCTCTTCGTCTTCATCGTAATCTTCGGATACTTTGCAGTAAAACCGGAACATCAGCATCGTGTATTGTTTTGGGGAATCATTGGTGCAATTGTTATGCGAGCGATTTTTATTCTTCTTGGCGCGGCGCTTATCGAGCGGTTCCATTGGATATTATACGTATTTGGTGCATTCCTCGTCTTCACAGCAATTAAGTTAGCTATGCAAAAAGACGATGACGAAATTAAACCTGAAAGAAACCCGTTTGTAAAATTCTGCCGAAAGTTTTTCCCAATCACTCCACATTACGAAGGGAGTAAATTCTTCATTCGGAAGGACGGTAAATTACACATGACACCGTTGTTCCTTGTTCTTGTCGTTGTCGAAAGCACCGATGTTGCCTTCGCGACCGATTCCATTCCAGCAATCTTTGCAATTACGAGAGACCCGTTTATCGTATTCACGTCAAACATCTTTGCTATTCTCGGATTGCGTTCGTTGTATTTTGTGTTGGCAAACTTCATGAAGAAGTTTCGCTTTCTCAAAATCGGGTTATCGGTTGTGCTTGGTTTCATTGGATTAAAAATGCTTATCGAATATTTCGATGTGCATATTCCTATCGTCGCTTCGCTTTTGACCATTTGTCTCGTCTTATTAACTTCAGTCCTCACTTCAGTTTTAATACCCGAAAGGAACAAGCATGGAGCGTCATGAATCACTCATCCCGTTTTCCCGCGAACATCATGAAGGATTACTTCTCGCCGTTCGACTTCAACAAGGCAAGCAAGCGCTTGAACGATTGTGGTCGCACGACCCGAAATGGCAAGCGGAATACGTTGTAAATTTTTTTGAAGAACATCTCGAACAACACTTCGATGCAGAGGAAAGGTTTTTATTTCCTCAGGCAGAAAAATTCTTCGGAGAGAACACACGCATCATCGCATGGCTCAGGAACGAACATGTCGAAATGAAAAACGAAATCGAATACTTCCGAAATCCTGACCCATCAACATTAGAATCTCGCCTGAAAAATTTTGGTCAACTTCTTGAATCTCATATCCGTTGTGAAGAGCGTGAGTTCTTCCCGATGTTTGAAGACCTCGTAGATGAACAAGAAATTGTTGAAATCGGAAGAAAATTAAAAGAAAACAATCCGCACTCCGACGGAGTATGGTAACAAACAAAATCAAAGGCATCATCGCTTACGAAACATTCGGCAATCCATCACATCTGCCGATAGTCTTCATTCATGGTTTCCCCTTCAGCAAAGAAATGTGGAAGCCGCAAGTAGACGCGTTGAAAGAAAAATATTTTTGTATAACTTATGATGTACGAGGTCATGGCAAAAGTGAAGTCGGCGATGGACAATACACCATTGAATTGTTTGTTGATGATCTGATTGACTTGTTGGATGCTTTGAAACTGCGGGACGTGGTTCTTGTCGGATTATCAATGGGCGGTTACATCGCTCTCCGAACAATCGAACGACATCTCGAACGAGTCCGCGCGTTGGTATTGTGTGATACAAAAAGCGAAGCCGATACAAACGAAAACAAAATCAAAAGAGCGAGTCAAATTAACATCATCAAAGCGAAGGGCTTGAAAGCATTTTCGGAGGGCTTCCTCAAAGCAGTGTTTGATGAACAGACATTCGGGACAAATCCCAAAGCCATTGAGTTGATTCGAACCATTATCAACACCAATCCTCCAATTGGAATTTGCGGAACACTCATCGCACTTGCCGCACGAACCGATACAACGGAATCGCTTTCAAGAATCAACGTCCCTACACTTATTCTCATCGGTGAACATGACGCCCTTACTCCTCCTTCTGCTTCACAGGCAATACAGAAAAAAATTCCCCATTCTGAAATGTACATCATTCCAAACGCGGCGCACATGAGTAATCTTGAAAACTCAATTGTATTTAATCGACACTTGATTTCATTTCTTGTACATGTTTAGTAGGTTTGTAGTTTTTGGTTTTTTGTTTGAGTTATTCGTTTCAAGTTTTGAGTCAAAGCATTAAGCATCAAACTTAAGTGATTCCTAAACTCTAACCATTAAACAAAAGTGAAATCAAAGAAACTTCTTCTTCTCTCCACAACTGCTGGCGCCGGTCATGTTCGCGCGGCGGATGCTCTGAAGCGAACTGCCGAAACTCTTTTCAGTTCTGTTGAGGTAGAACACCGTGACATTCTGGATTTCACTACTCCCTTATTCAGAAAAATCTATAGTCAGGTCAACAATACAATTGCCGGACATGCACCGGAACTGTGGGGATTCATTTACAAGAAATCCGAATCACAAGGCATCATCAAACCGAAACACCCGCTTCTGAAACTGTTCGACCAATTTAATTTCAAAAAGTATCTTCAGTATCTGAATGAATGGAAACCATCAGCCGTACTTTGCACTCACTTCCTTCCTTATGTTTCCATTTCGGAGGAGATGCAGAAAAAATCATGGAAGATACCTTACCATGTTGTACCGACTGATTACGATGTTCATTCACTCTGGATTAGTCCGCTAATAAAACAGTATTACGTCGCGACTGAAGAAGCCGCATGGACGGTTCAATCGCACGGAATCTCTGAAGAAAAAATTTCTGTAACTGGAATTCCTGTCGCTCCGGAGTTTACACACATCGGAAATAGAAACTCAATTCGAAAAGAACTCAGAGTTGAACGGGACAGATTCACTATATTGATTCTCTCCGGCGGTTACGGCATCGGGGTGATTGATAAACTCGTTCCTAATATCATCGAGTTTCTTTCTTCCCTCAAACAAAGAAAATTTCAAGTTCTTGTCGTCTGTGGCAAGAACAAAAAATTGTTCGACACACTATCAACGTTAGAAATTCCGAGGAACATCAACTTCAAGTTGTACGAGTACGTTACATTCATTGATAAATTGATGGATGTATCCGATATTCTTATTACAAAATCGGGAGGACTAACAGTCTCCGAGGCACTCAGCAAACATCTTCCCATGCTCATCTTCGACCCGGTTCCCGGACAGGAAGGAAGAAATGCCGACTACCTGTGTGAAACAGGTGTAGCGCAACGTGTGTCAAGTTTCATCAACATGAGATACAAACTTAACCGATTGATTGAAGAACCTGTCAGCTTATCCGCTATGAAAAATAACGCAAAGAACATTGCTAAGCCGGAAGCCACAAAAACTATCATCTCCGATATCCTGAAACGGATAGACGAAAAATATCTAAAATCCGACATGGAAAATTATGAGGGGCAAATCCAACAAATACGTGAAAAGTAAGAACTAGATACACCTATGAAATGGTGGATGAGGAAATAAAACAGAGGAATTAGAACGAACGATGTTCAAAAAAAGAGAACTACGTTATCCATTAAATAAAGCACACCCCTGCC
This window of the Ignavibacteriota bacterium genome carries:
- the ispE gene encoding 4-(cytidine 5'-diphospho)-2-C-methyl-D-erythritol kinase → MIIKHAYAKINIGLRILRKRPDGFHDLETVFHRVNAKDVLKFEEAKSVTIVSSHPHVPLDEKNLCVKAALHFKRRYGIKKGVKITLEKNIPVGAGLGGGSVDAAVTILAVNELWNSNIPVEELFPTAANLGSDVPLFLKNSSAYATGRGEKLSYFNLDIPYWIVLVYPNVHVSTPWAYSQLQVHSKKNKVDLKNILLKHIGEPTSWAQTIQNDFEEVVFTHHPFIAELKSKLIDSGAEFAQMSGSGSSVYGIFREEETARQIVEEMKKTFPVFLTPPHFQPEN
- a CDS encoding citrate synthase; this encodes MASEQKKSAGTEQNVAQPLSSKNSLTIIDNRTGKQYEIPIENETIRAMDLRQIKVKDDDFGMMTYDPAFMNTASCKSNITYIDGDKGILRYRGYPIEQLAEKSNYLETAYLLINGELPTKTQFEDWTNNIMAHTLIHENIKKFMDGFHYDAHPMGMLVSTVGALSTFYTDAKNIKNAETRRLQIYRLVGKMPTLAAFAFRHSVGRPYVYPDNELSYAGNFLNMLMKMTEVKYKVNPILERALDVLFILHADHEQNCSANAMRSVGSSHVDPFSATAAAAAALYGPLHGGANAEVLYMLDEIGSKDKVPEFIKSVKDGKGKLMGFGHRIYKNYDPRAKIIKKLADEVFEVTGRNPKLDIALELERIALEDDYFVKRKLYPNVDFYSGLIYQAMGFPVEMFPVLFAIGRTSGWVAQWQELLMDAEQKIARPRQVYLGYEIRDYVMMGKREE
- a CDS encoding TerC family protein, whose protein sequence is MSETLITVLFLIFVLAVLIIDLGVFQRKAHFPKFKEALAWSAVWISLAFLFNIFVYYRFGEELALQFLTGYIVEEALSVDNLFVFIVIFGYFAVKPEHQHRVLFWGIIGAIVMRAIFILLGAALIERFHWILYVFGAFLVFTAIKLAMQKDDDEIKPERNPFVKFCRKFFPITPHYEGSKFFIRKDGKLHMTPLFLVLVVVESTDVAFATDSIPAIFAITRDPFIVFTSNIFAILGLRSLYFVLANFMKKFRFLKIGLSVVLGFIGLKMLIEYFDVHIPIVASLLTICLVLLTSVLTSVLIPERNKHGAS
- a CDS encoding hemerythrin domain-containing protein, with translation MERHESLIPFSREHHEGLLLAVRLQQGKQALERLWSHDPKWQAEYVVNFFEEHLEQHFDAEERFLFPQAEKFFGENTRIIAWLRNEHVEMKNEIEYFRNPDPSTLESRLKNFGQLLESHIRCEEREFFPMFEDLVDEQEIVEIGRKLKENNPHSDGVW
- a CDS encoding alpha/beta fold hydrolase gives rise to the protein MVTNKIKGIIAYETFGNPSHLPIVFIHGFPFSKEMWKPQVDALKEKYFCITYDVRGHGKSEVGDGQYTIELFVDDLIDLLDALKLRDVVLVGLSMGGYIALRTIERHLERVRALVLCDTKSEADTNENKIKRASQINIIKAKGLKAFSEGFLKAVFDEQTFGTNPKAIELIRTIINTNPPIGICGTLIALAARTDTTESLSRINVPTLILIGEHDALTPPSASQAIQKKIPHSEMYIIPNAAHMSNLENSIVFNRHLISFLVHV
- a CDS encoding glycosyltransferase produces the protein MKSKKLLLLSTTAGAGHVRAADALKRTAETLFSSVEVEHRDILDFTTPLFRKIYSQVNNTIAGHAPELWGFIYKKSESQGIIKPKHPLLKLFDQFNFKKYLQYLNEWKPSAVLCTHFLPYVSISEEMQKKSWKIPYHVVPTDYDVHSLWISPLIKQYYVATEEAAWTVQSHGISEEKISVTGIPVAPEFTHIGNRNSIRKELRVERDRFTILILSGGYGIGVIDKLVPNIIEFLSSLKQRKFQVLVVCGKNKKLFDTLSTLEIPRNINFKLYEYVTFIDKLMDVSDILITKSGGLTVSEALSKHLPMLIFDPVPGQEGRNADYLCETGVAQRVSSFINMRYKLNRLIEEPVSLSAMKNNAKNIAKPEATKTIISDILKRIDEKYLKSDMENYEGQIQQIREK